GTTTCGTACGATGTGTTTTTGAATGAAAATATCATTCTCGAATTTAATGGCGATTTAGAAATTACGGCTATTGACGACGATTCGCAACTTCCCAATTCGGTTATTCCAAACTCAATTTTAGAGTATGTGGCACAAAACTATGCCAGCAATTTTATAACCGATTGGGAATTGGAAAACAACCACCAGCAAGTAGAATTGAATAATGGCACAGAGCTGGAATTCACTTTAAACGGAGAATTTATTAGAATTGACAACGATTAGCAACTATCGTTAAGATCACAGTCAATAAAAAAAGCGGCACTGGAATTTTCCAAGCCGCTTTTTATGTATTGTTTTATGAGGGTTATTCTGCAATTTGCACAACTTCGCCGTGATAATTAATTGCTTCCTTATTTCTATTTTTAATGGTAAGTGTGGCATACCCCGATTTTTTCACCGTTAGTAAAAGCGTGTATATTTCCGAATCATCTTGTACCCTAGCGGTTACTGTACTGGTATTTCCCTGCATTTCAATTGTAAATTCCTCGGGAGCTCCTTTAAAGCGCATCCCTTTATCTTTGCCCATTGCAAAAGCACTGTACGAACGACCATAAAATGGCATATTGCTAATAATTTCATCGGGAGTAAAGACTACGGAGTAATTGCTGCCTACCAAATTTTTTGAAGGTTGGCCCATAGGCAACATAGTGTTGGCAATAAATTCGAATTTCTTTGAATTTAATATAGTTGCTGTTTCACTTTCTTTAATTTTGGGAGCGAGTTGTGCTTTAGCGGTTTTATCCTGTGCTTGCACGCCTCCAAGAATAAAACAAAATAGCACTGTAAATAAAATATGTGGTGTTTTCATAATTATAATTTTTCTTTAAAGAAGCAAGCATTATGCCGAAATGAATTGGTTATCAAGTTTGCTCAATAAAAAAAATGATTGTTTTAATTGAAAAACAGCGATGACATTAGCGATATTCGGGGTTTTCAAAATTCCAACGTGTTCCGTCATCCCATTCTTCTCGCGAATTTCCGTATTTTGGATAGCCGTCCTGCTCCTTTAACATCTTTGCCAAATGAAGCAAATTATAAGTCATAAACGTAGTATTCCTATTGGTGAAATCGTTATTCTTTGCGTTGCTTTCTTCATCCCTATAGCTTGGACCCGGGCCGGCCTCGCCTATCCAACCACAATCTGCCTGCGGCGGAATACTATAACCCACGTGCTGCAAGGCGTATAAAATACCCATTGCACAATGCTTTATACCATCTTCGTTTCCAGTAATAATACAACCTC
This region of Aequorivita marisscotiae genomic DNA includes:
- a CDS encoding PepSY-like domain-containing protein; this translates as MKTFSLALCALVLTFSSCSNNDDAEMDTTLSEAEIPVEIKTYVDTHFAPNSINRAIRETENNEVSYDVFLNENIILEFNGDLEITAIDDDSQLPNSVIPNSILEYVAQNYASNFITDWELENNHQQVELNNGTELEFTLNGEFIRIDND
- a CDS encoding DUF4251 domain-containing protein — its product is MKTPHILFTVLFCFILGGVQAQDKTAKAQLAPKIKESETATILNSKKFEFIANTMLPMGQPSKNLVGSNYSVVFTPDEIISNMPFYGRSYSAFAMGKDKGMRFKGAPEEFTIEMQGNTSTVTARVQDDSEIYTLLLTVKKSGYATLTIKNRNKEAINYHGEVVQIAE